A window from Triticum aestivum cultivar Chinese Spring chromosome 6D, IWGSC CS RefSeq v2.1, whole genome shotgun sequence encodes these proteins:
- the LOC123144753 gene encoding nicotinamidase 1 translates to MGSEASGGAAAIDLLRSAAPFLPDADLLLTPGTGLVLVDLVNGFCTVGAGNLAPVTPNKQIEKMVEESTRLAKVFCQRNWPVFAFLDTHHPDKPEPPFPPHCIIGSGEENFVPALEWLENDPNVTMRRKDCIDGYLASFEKDGSNVFSEWVAKFQIKTVLVVGICTDYCVLDFVSSTLAARNIGRVPPLEDVVIYSEGCATFDLPVEVARSMKGALAHPQDLMHHMGLYMAKSRGAKIVDGILEE, encoded by the exons ATGGGGTCCGAAGCCAGCGGCGGCGCCGCCGCGATTGACCTGCTCCGCTCGGCGGCGCCCTTCCTGCCGGACGCCGACCTCCTCCTGACGCCCGGCACGGGGCTCGTCCTCGTCGACCTCGTTAACGGCTTctgcaccgtcggcgccgggaacCTC GCCCCTGTCACGCCGAATAAGCAGATCGAGAAGATGGTGGAGGAGTCTACCAGGCTTGCCAAGGTGTTCTGCCAGAGGAACTGGCCGGTCTTTGCGTTCCTTGATACCCACCACCCCGATAAACCTGAGCCGCCTTTTCCGCCGCACTGTATCATCGGTTCCGGTGAAGAAAACTTTGTTCCAG CTCTGGAGTGGCTGGAGAATGATCCAAATGTGACAATGAGGCGCAAGGACTGCATTGATGGTTATCTTGCTTCATTTGAGAAGGACGGGTCCAATGTTTTCAGCGAGTGGGTCGCAAAGTTCCAGATCAAAACC GTTTTGGTTGTAGGAATATGCACAGACTACTGTGTTTTGGACTTTGTGAGTTCAACGCTGGCTGCAAGAAACATTGGCCGAGTGCCCCCGTTGGAAGATGTTGTGATCTATTCTGAGGGATGTGCAACATTTGACCTCCCTGTCGAAGTAGCCAGGAGTATGAAAGGAGCTTTGGCCCATCCACAG GATCTTATGCATCACATGGGACTTTACATGGCCAAATCAAGGGGTGCCAAGATAGTTGACGGAATTCTTGAAGAATAA